One region of Cinclus cinclus chromosome 1, bCinCin1.1, whole genome shotgun sequence genomic DNA includes:
- the GPR141 gene encoding probable G-protein coupled receptor 141, with protein sequence MRNMHQEDFRNVTEGTRNSSDSSSAFVHTSTMSAILVTVYSVAFAGGGIGSITMSFVLLKMSTLSVTTTAIINLVVVHSLLLFTVPFRLHYYVKKKWVFDMPFCKMVSAMVHIHMYLTFVFYVITLVIRWLIFFRRKDKVEFYRKLHAIAASAAVWVFVMVFGVPLFYFEYGRSGLYNNTTCFKFHKELQHRSVKALNYTLIVAVALISCVLLGLQILILVKVARKFSTSLCSHQEFWAQIKNLIFIWVIIIWFLPYHLFRAYYIQHVSDIDQLESYNEVFLSLTALSCLDLLSFMLSGSRFFKQNVGMLHRRLPCC encoded by the exons ATGAGG aataTGCACCAGGAAGATTTCAGGAACGTGACTGAAGGGACCAGGAACAGCAGTGACTCCTCTTCTGCCTTTGTTCATACCAGCACCATGAGTGCCATACTTGTCACTGTCTACTCAGTTGCCTTTGCTGGAGGTGGAATTGGGTCTATCACAATGTCCTTTGTGCTGCTCAAGATGAGTACTCTGTCTGTGACCACAACTGCCATCATTAACCTGGTCGTTGTACACAGCCTCCTTCTCTTCACAGTCCCCTTCCGCCTCCACTATTATGTCAAAAAGAAGTGGGTATTTGATATGCCATTTTGCAAAATGGTGAGTGCTATGGTGCACATCCACATGTACCTGACCTTTGTATTTTATGTGATCACACTGGTGATCCGGTGGCTCATCTTCTTTCGGCGGAAGGACAAGGTGGAGTTTTACAGAAAGTTGCATGCCATTGCGGCAAGTGCTGCCGTGTGGGTCTTTGTCATGGTCTTTGGGGTGCCGCTCTTCTACTTTGAGTATGGACGCTCAGGCTTATACAATAATACAACATGTTTCAAGTTCCACAAAGAACTACAGCACAGGAGCGTGAAAGCCCTGAATTATACCTTAATTGTAGCTGTTGCCCTCATTTCTTGTGTCCTCTTGGGCTTGCAGATTCTTATCCTGGTAAAAGTGGCAAGAAAATTTTCCACCTCCCTCTGTTCACACCAAGAATTCTGGGCCCAGATAAAAAACTTGATTTTCATCTGGGTCATCATAATTTGGTTCCTTCCCTATCACCTATTCAGGGCCTACTACATACAGCATGTGAGTGATATTGACCAGTTAGAAAGCTACAATGAGGTTTTTTTGAGCCTGACTGCCCTGAGCTGTCTGGACCTGCTGTCATTCATGCTGAGTGGAAGCCGCTTCTTCAAGCAAAATGTGGGGATGCTCCACAGGAGGTTGCCTTGCTGCTAG